From the genome of SAR324 cluster bacterium:
ATCACTTTTCGTTGAACTAAAATGCCACTTGGCAAGCCATTGCTTGAATTTGTCGAGTTGCCATCCACAAATAGCTATCTGCTTGGCAACATTTCACTTTGTTCACAGCATGGCTTAACTGTTTGGACCCATAAACAATCGAGTGGGAGAGGCCGAGCGGGGAGGACTTTTATAAGCCCTTCAAACCATGTTTTGACTTTTTCAGTAGTTATTCACTCTTCAGATCCTGAAGATAGACTGCATCTTTGGGCCCTTTGGAGTGGGTTGGCATTGTTTAGAAGCTTGTCTGGAAAAGGGTTACCGAATCTACGTCTGAAGTGGCCCAATGATTTGTTAGTTGGACGTCGAAAGCTAGCCGGAATCTTAGTTGAGCGAGGACCTCGGCATCAGGTAGGACTAAATAGTCTGATTATTGGTATTGGTTTGAATGTGAATGGCTATTCTTCTGACTT
Proteins encoded in this window:
- a CDS encoding biotin--[acetyl-CoA-carboxylase] ligase → MPLGKPLLEFVELPSTNSYLLGNISLCSQHGLTVWTHKQSSGRGRAGRTFISPSNHVLTFSVVIHSSDPEDRLHLWALWSGLALFRSLSGKGLPNLRLKWPNDLLVGRRKLAGILVERGPRHQVGLNSLIIGIGLNVNGYSSDFPNELKDKVTTLHVATGIVFSQNELLREILDNLQLIIRELREESSLKLLEEWQAVSNIIGQLVGWEKDSVIQTGLVERLEQRGFPQIRMENGQLYTHISGDLIHYDKM